A segment of the Brevibacterium zhoupengii genome:
GGTCTCGATGGCCGCCAGCGCGTGGGAGATGCGGTGGCCCGAACGCGACCGGATGCAGACTGCCACCGAACTGATGCGGGCCCACCGCTTCCTCATCGACAGCCTCGATGAGAAGCTGCGCCCACTGGGGCTCACCTACGCACGCTATGAAGCACTGCTTCTCCTGTTCTTCGATCAGAGAGGCGCTCTCCCTCTCGTCGAACTCACCGACCAACTGCAGGTCGACACCAGCTCATCGTTCTCCACAGTGCGGTGGCTGGAGGACAACGATCTGCTCGAAAGGGCGCTGGAACCCGGTGACGACGGAGAGGTCTTCGCTGAGATCACGCCCAAAGGTCGTGCACTGACTGACAGGGCCAGTCAGATCGTCGCCGATGCGCGCTTCGGCTTGGACACGATGTCAGATGCCGAATGCCGTCAGCTCACCAACCTGCTGGCCAGGCAACGTCGCATCCGGGACTGAGGACAGACGCTCAAAGGTCCGCATTGGACAGTGCTCGCAGTGCAATGGACTAGCGGCAGCGAGTGTCAGACTGTCTCCGGTTGCCGACGCGCGAAGTCCGGAGCGTGCTCGGGAGTGATACCCATGCCGAGGATGCGCGCGGGAATCACGGTCAGCGCCGGAAACGTTGTCAGCAGCCACAGGACCGGCGCCGGGGGACGAATGACTCCGCCGTTGTGAACGACCGGCTCGATCATCCGGTGGATGCCGCCCTGCAGCAGCTCGACCGCCTTCGTCGTCAGCAGTCGTCTGCGCTGCACACGCCTGAGCTCACTGGTGGGCACGCGTCCCGACCGCAGCGCCTCCGCCAGCAGACGGGCTGTGGCCACACCGTCTTGAACCGCCAGATTGACGCCGACTCCGCCCAGCGGACTCATGGCATGGGCCGCATCGCCGATGCACAGCAGCCCGTCGATGAACCAGCGCTTGGCCTCATTGCGACGGACTTCGAGGAGCTTCACATCCTCGAGCCGCAGCGCTGCAAGATCGCCTGCCAGCACGGGGAAGGTCTCTGCGACCCCGCGGCGAAGAGACTCGATCCCCTGCTCACGGAAGCGAGCGTCCTCGCCCTTCGGGATGAGACGAGCCATCTGCACATGACCGTCGCGCGGAATCGCGACGAACACATTGCCGCCCTTGGCGCGAGGTGCGATGGATTCGGCCAGCTGTGCCAGGGTGTCGATCCGGAACCACCACACGTCGATCGTCGACCGCAGCTCCCGCATCGACAGCTGTGCCTCGTCCCGGGCCTTCGACCAGCGACCGTCAGCGGCGACGACGAGTGGCGCCCGCAGCTCGGTCTCACCGTCGGGAGTCTGCGCATAAACGCCGACGACTCGGTCGCCGTCCCAGATCAGCGAGGTCATTTCGACACCCATGCGCAGATCGAACCCGGGTTCGTCCTCCCCTGCTTTGGCCAGCAGATTGAGGAAGTCCCACTGTGGTGCGATCGTCATGAACGGATGCGTGGTGTTGAGCCTGGACAGGTCGCCGAGGATGTAGTCCCGACCGTCGTCACCGGCGAGACTGATGTTGGTCACCTTACGGTGGGTGATGCGAGCGAATTCGTTGTAGAGGCCCAGCTCATCGAGGAGCCGCAGTGTTGATGGATGGATGGTGTCACCGCGGAAATCGCGGAAGAAATCGGTGTGCTTCTCCAGCACCACAACTTTGACACCACCGCGGGCCAAGAGCAGCCCGGCGACGATTCCGGCGGGCCCTCCTCCGGAGATGATGCAGTCACAGTCGGCATCGAGTTGGTCGTGCGCAGCGTCTGTCATGACACACTCCTCAGCATTGTGTTCCTCAGCATTGCGGGCACAGAATCGATGCTAGACCACGAGGAGACCGATTGACATGGGGCGGCGAACTCACACAGTCCTGCGTCCTACGCCGGAGACCTTCTCCGTGACATCGAAGCGCTCACGGTAGCGACCCGTGAGCAGACGCCACTGCGAATGCAGCGCGGTCGAGGAGTTGAACACGAGCAGGGTCAGCGGATAGAGCACCCACTGCAGCCACATGGTCACCCGACGCACCGGTGGAACGTGGACTGGCCGGGGCGGCAGCAGCGAGTTGAAGACGATGACGGAGGCGATGAGACCGACCATGCCGATCTGCTGGACCAGGCCGACCGTCATCGGCATCCGCTCGATGAGGTCCGTGACCTCTCCTGTCTGCGTTGCCACAGCGAAGGGAATCCATCCGCCGACGGCGATGATCACAGAGATCGAGGCCAGGCTGACATGACCTTCGATGAGTGAGAGGAAGCGGAGGAAACCGGGCCAGAAGGGTGTTCGAGCAGTCCCGGAGAAGACCCTGACTCCCACATAGGGCACATCGCTGGCACCGTATGACCAGCGGCTGAGCTGCTTGAACTGAGCCACCATCGTGTCCCGGAATCCGCCGGCCAGGACAGCATCCTGGTAGATCGGAACGTGGATGGGCACGACACGGTAGTCGCCGTCGAAGTGGAACCAGCTCCTCCAGTACTGGTGGCCGTCTTCGACGATCGTCTTCGTCGACCAGAACCCCATGTCGATCAGCGCGGTCAGGGGCTGGGAGTGGGAGGCGAAGTTGCGCAGCGAGAGAGGGCGGACCGTGGTCGTGAGATTCCAGAAGCAGTTCGCGCTCGCGACGACCCGAGACGGCGCGGGCGCCTCCCAGATGTTCGTGAGGTAGAGGCTGATGGGTTGGAACGAGAGGTGGGCGCGATCGGGCGCCAGCACATACTCGTAGGCGACATAGTCGAAATACGCCTCGTGAGGCGTGTTGTCGCAGTCGAGGCTGGTCACGAGAACCGACTCGGGATCGATCCCGTTCGCCTCCACCCAATGAGCCAGCCGCTGACCGGCGTAGGTGATGTTCGCGCCCTTCCCCGCAATCTCTCCCGGGATTCCGGCCGGATGCTCGACGAGGACGAAGGCCGCAAAACCGTCGCCGTACTCGGCCGCCAGGCGTCGTGCCGTCTCAGCCATCTGTGGTCCGCCGCGTTCCTCATAGGCGAAGAAGACGACGATCTTCGACGGCAAGGTCGTGGTGTGCAGGAGGGAGCGGATTCCGTCGGCGACCACTTCGTAGGGCTCGTTGTAGGCAGCGACGACGACAGCATGGAGCAGGGACGAGGGGCGCAGAACTGCACCGGGGTTCTCGCGTACTCGGGCAATCGTCGCGGCATGTTCCTTCGCCTGGAACCCGGACCAGGGATAGGGGCGTGCGGGCAGTCCGTCCAGCGCCCGTTCGACATCGAGCAGCCTGGCACCCCAGTCCACCCGGGAGCTGCGACGATAGCGCACAAATCCTCGTGAGACGTCGACTGCTCCTCGCATCGCTCGAATCAGGGTGAGACCGACGACGGTGAAGACGTAGATCGCCCCGGCAGTCGCGTCGATGAACGGCAGGACGAACACCAACCCGATGGCGGAGAAACTCACGATCGCCGGCAGCGCTTCGAAGATCCTGTAGGCCCGCGTGCGCGGCCCCGTGGGAAGCTCGAGCTCATCGGCACGACGTTGGACTGCGGAAGTCAGTTCACGAATCGTTCTCACACTGACGATCCTGTGTGAGGATCCTGACCGCTTGTTGGTCCGCAGATGCAGGCCAGGTGAATACTGGACATGCATTTGCCGACGCCGGCGTGACTACCTCAGACCCACAGCACTCCCGACTGGGGTTGCAATCTCCTCTTCCCCACCAGATTCGCCAAGGTCAGCGCCCCGCTGAGCGGATCGCCGGCGGGTTCGACAACGACAGTCTCTCGCCTCAGGCGCAGGGCCTCAGAACGAAACGCCTCCACGAGAGACTCACCTGCCCTGCGCAGACCACCGCTGAGCGTGACCCGAGCTGCGGCGTCAATTCCTTGGCCTCCGGCTGCGATCGCACTGCGTGCGGCCTCGCGCCCGGCTTCGGCCAACAGCGCGCTGGCCACGGGGTCACCCGCGCTGGCGCGGCCTGCCACGTCGACGGCGAACTCAGCGAGGAGTCCCGCTCGATCGCTGCGCGTGTAGAACTGCGCGGGCCAGGTACCCGGTTCACCGAATCTCTGCCGTGCTGCCTCAAGCAGACCGGCTCCTCGGTCATCAACTCCGTCGTGGCATTTCAGTGCTGCTTCGAGCGCCTGCCTGCCCACCCAGGCACCGCCCCCGCGGTCACCGAAGAGATGCCCCCAGCCGTCGACTCGTCGCCATTTCGGAAGCAGGTTTCCCTGCGGATCGGGCCCGGGATGGGCGATGGCGATTGCTCCGGTCCCCAGAACCGTCACCGCGCCCCCACAACCGGACAGGGCGCCGAGGTGGGCCGTCACCGCATCGATCGCCACCGCCGTTTCGGCCTTCGCCTCCACTGCCAGAGATCGTGCAAACTCCCCGACGTCTGTGCTCAGTGAGGCGATACCGGTGGCACCGATGCCGACTCCGCGGATCGAATCGACATGGTCCGGCCATGCTTCCTTGGCCGCGATGACGAGACGCCGGATCTGCTGTGGGGCATTGCTGCCCTCGGCTCCGATGGACACTCCGGGTCCGGTGAGAGTCCCCAACAGCTCAGCCACGACACTGTCGGCTGTGGCACCGTCGGCCGTGGCACCGTCAGCAGTCGTGCTCACAGCCGTCGCATCGAAGGGTGCGATCGCGACCCGGCTGCCGGTGCCTCCGATGTCGATGCCGAGGACGAAGCCGCTCATGAGGTCTCGCGCCTCGACTCCGCTGTCACTGCCGCAATCGCGGCCTTGACCGAGCCGTCGGAGTCCGCGAGATGCTTCGCCGCAATTTGGGGCGTCACCGAGGTGAAGGAGACGACCAGTGCCGTCTTGAGTCCACCGTCGCAGTCCTCCAACAGCTCACGCGCAGCGGCATCAGACAGGTCGGCTGCCTCACAGAGGATCCGCACGGTCCGCTCCCGCAGCTTGTCATTCGTGGCGACGACGGAGACCATGAGGTTGCGCCAGGTGCGGCCCAACGCGATCATCAGCGCAGTCGAGAACCCGTTGAGCGTCAGCTTCTGCGCCGTTCCGGCCTTGAGCCGGGTCGAACCCGTGACCACTTCTGGTCCGGTGTCGAGCAGAATGTGATCAGCCGCCGCCTCGGCGACGGGGGCCTCGGGGTTGTTCGAGATGAGCACGGTGTGCGCACCCGCCTCACCGGCGGCTTCCAACGCCCCGCGGACATAGGGTGTCGACCCGCTCGCGGCGATTCCGATCGCCACGTCGTCGGGACCGAGCACACCCGCATCTCTGCGACCGTCGCCGGTCGAGTCCTCGGCGTTCTCCACCGCATTGACCAGCGCCGCCTGGCCGCCGGCGATGTGGCCGACCACGCGTCCCGGCTCGAGGTTGAATGTGGGCAGTAGTTCGCTGGCGTCGAGTACTCCCAACCGACCGGAGGTGCCGGCACCGAAGTAGTGGACGGTACCGCCTCGGCGCATTCGCTCGGCCGCGATGTCGACGAGTTCTGCCAGCTGCGGCAGTGCCGCCCGCACCGCGGTGAGGACGGCGTGGTCCTCGTCATTCATCACCTGCAGGACACCCAGGGTGTCGAGGTCGTCGAGTCCCGCACAGCGGGGGTTGCGCTGTTCGGTCGGCGACAGCGGGCGCGGGGTCGACGAGTGTGGGGACGAATCCTGGTGGGACGGTGGCTGCTGGGACTGGGTCATCAGCGGTTGCTGCCTTCCACCTCGGCGACGGTGTTGCGGGTCTGAGTCTTGGGATGACGCAGGGACAGGAGCCCACCGATCACGACCATGACGATGACGCCGAGGAGCGGGTACCACTGCCAGGCGACCCACACCTCGCCGGTGATGTACTTCTCCATGATGAAGAAGAAGGCGTTGACCGCGACCGCCAGGGCGAAGGTGATGTTCGCGTCCACGGCGGTGGCGCGCTTGTTGACCATGCCGAACACGAACGCCCCGAGCAGCCCGCCGTATGTGATGCCTGCGACGCCCAAAGCCAGGATGACGATGTTGCCCTCATCGGATTGGAAGACGGTGGCGGGAAGGATGAAGGCGATGCCCCAGCCGATGGTCGCCCAGCGCCCGACCTTGAAGCCCTCGGCGTCGGTCATCGGCGTCTTCTTCAGCCGTGCGTAGACGTCGTTGACCGTCGAGGAGGACAGTGCGGACAGAGAGGAGGACAGTGTCGACATGGCCGCGGCGAGGATGCCTGCCAGCAGCAGACCCGAGACGCCTGGTGGCAGTCCTTCGATGATGAAGAGCGGGAAGATCTCGTCGTCGCGGCTCAGGCCCAGATCGGCGGGCAGCGCATGGTCGTAGTAGGCCCAGAGTGCCAGTCCGACCGCGAGGAAGATCGCGAACTGGACGAAGACGACGACTCCGGAGACGATGAGTGCCTTCTGTGCTTCGATCTTGGACCGGCAGGACAGGAGACGCTGGACGATGAGCTGGTCAGAACCGTGCGAGGCCATGGCGAAGACCGCTCCGCCGAGCAGCGAGGGGATGAACGAGTCGGGAGCCGAGATCGGATTGCCCTCGAAGATGAACATGTTGAGCTTGTCGGCCGCCGCTGCCTCGCCCAACCAGCCACCGCCGATGGCAGCGGTGATGACGATGATCGACAGCAGACCGCCGACGACGTAGAGGCACATCTGAGCCACATCGACCCAGACCACGGCCCTGATGCCGCCGATGAAGGTGTAGGCGATCGTGACGAGTGAGAGGACGACGATGATGACGAAGTAGTTCGTGTGGATGCCCAGGCCGTCGAGGATGACCTTGACCGGGATGGCGGCGGCCAGCACGCGGATGCCGTCTGCCAGCAGGCGCGTGAACAGGAAGGTCACTCCCGCGGTCGTCTGGGTGGAGGTGCCGAAGCGTTTGCCCAGGTAGGCGTACGCGGTGAGCATCTCACCGTCGTAGTAGCGCGGGAGCATGAAGAAGGCGACGACGACTCGGCCGAGGATGTAGCCCAGACCCAGCTGCAGGTAGTTGATGTCGCCGAGGTAGCTCATGACCGGGATGCCGATCACGGTCAGGGCGCTGGTCTCTGTGGCGACCACGGACAGGCACACCGCCCACCACGGGATGTTCCGACCACCCAGGAAATAGCCCTGGAGGTCCTTCTGCTTGCCGCTGAGCTTCAGGCCCAACCACGCCGTGGCGACGAGGTAGGCGATGATCACCAGAAGGTCGATGATCTGCATGGTCTTTCTCCTTCATACAAGGGGTGTGCGTTTCTTCGCGAGGCCTGCATCGGTGCAGGATCCTCATCAGTTCAGTGGTCTCTTCGGTCCAGAATTCTCAGACGAGTGGGTCTGGCTGCCAGTGGTTCGGGAAGTGTGAGCGGACCGTGTCCCGGGCTCAGCCGTCCGGCGATGCTCGGATGCGCGGCACCGGTGAGGTTCGGCTCGGTGCCTGCGAGTCCGTTCCAGGTCAGCCATCCCAGCAGTGCCATGAGGAGGGCTTCTTTGGCTCCTTCGGGCAGTCCGAAGGCCTGATCCGTGCTGGTCAAGGTGATGCCGGGGCCGAGTTCCGAGGCCATTTGCCCCAGCAGCGTCGGGTTCCGGGTGCCCCCGCCAGAGGCGATGACCGTGGTGACGCCGTGTGCGTGGCAGGCGTCGGCGACCGTGCGCGCGGTCAGCGCCGTGACCGTCGCGATGGCATCATGCTCGCCGAGGTGGGTCCTGGCTGAGAGGAATCCGTCGAGGTAGTCCGCGTGGAAGAGTTCCTTGCCCGTCGACTTCGGTGCCGGGAGCCGGTAGTACGGATCGGCCAGCAGCTGCTCGAGCAGCTCCTCATCGACCCGACCGCGTGCGGCCAGCTCCCCGTCACGGTCGAAGTCCGCCTCACCCTTGGTGATCCTGCGGGCGAGGATGTCGATGAGGGCATTGGCGGGACCTGTGTCGAAGGCCAACGGTGCGTGCTCGGGTGCCAGGACCGTCATGTTGGCGATGCCGCCGAGGTTGAGCACCGCGGTCGCGGTCTCGACGTCACCGACGAGGAGGCTGTCGAGGATTCCGACGAGCGGGGCTCCCTGGCCACCGGCGGCGACGTCGCGGGCGCGAACGTCGGAGAGTACGGGAGCTCCGGTCGCCTCGGCGATCCATGCCGGTTGGCCGATCTGCAGTGTGGAGGTGACCGTGCCGTCGGTGATGTCGTGGCGCACGGTCTGCCCATGGGAGACCACGAGTTCAGCCTCGACTCCGGTTTCGGTGCAGAGGTCGTTTACTGCCTGGGCGCAGAAGCGGCCCAAGCGGGCATCGACGCCAGAGACCAAGGACAGCGGAACGTCGGCGGGCTCGAGCAGGCGCAGGATGTCGCGGCGCAGCTGCTGGTCGAATTCGACCTCTCGGCTGGCGATGATGCGCACCCTCAGTTCGGAGGGACCAGCGGTCTGGCTGTCGTTGCCGTCGTGGCTGCTGTTGCCGTCACCGCCATCGTGGATGAATTCGGCGAGGACGACGTCGAGGGCATCGGCGGACGTTCCTGTCATCAGGCCGGCGATGATCATGGGCGGCCTCCTCCGTGGGTGTCGGGCAGGGTGAGTTCGGTGCGGATCTTGTAGCGATCTCCGCGATAGACCGAGCGAACGAATTCGAAGGGCACCCCGTCGGCTCCACGGGAGGTGCGTTCGAAGAGCAGCGCCGGGGACTGTTCGGGGACTCCGAGGATCTTCGCCTCAGCCGCGTCGAGGAGGGTCGGCTCGATCGTCTGCACGCTGTGGTTGAGGGAGATGGAGAAGCGCGAGGCCAGCAGTTCGTAGAACGAGCTGTTCTCCAGGTCCTCCGCGCTCAGGCCGGGAACGAGGGCTGCGGGGATGTGCAGCTCCTCGAGTGCGAGTGGTTCGTCATCGGCTAGGCGCAGACGCAGAATTGCGATGGCCTCGGCATCATCGTCGACGTGGAGCCTGCGCCCGATGTGGGCTCCGGCCCTGGTCACGTCGAAGGAAATCACGCGTGAGCCCGGGCGCATACCACGGGCGACCATGTCCTCGGTGAAGGAGCTCGCTGCCAGCGGCTGGTCGAGTTTCGGGCCGAGGGCGAAGACGCCCGCGCCATGGCGACGGCGGACGACGCCCTTGGCGACCAGTTCGTCGATGGCGCGGCGCAGGGTCATCCGCGAGATGCCCAGCGCTTCGGCGAGCTGGCGTTCGGGAGGGAACTGCTCACCGGCGGCCATTGTCTCAAGGCGGTCGAGGAGCTGATCCCGAATCGAGTGGAATTTAGTCACGTGACTATTGAGGCATAGGACACACCCTGAAATCAAGACCACTGGTCTGACTTTTTGTGTGGCGTGTTCCGGGAAGGAGGTTCGTGAGGCGCTGAAGTCCGAACTGTCCACCACTTCACAGGCACCGGTCCGGGTCCTAGCATGAACTCATGACTGCATACACCGGACAGAAGCTGCTCGACACCCTCGATGCGCGCGGTCTCGCCGATTGGCAGGGACTGCCGGACTGCCTCGGCGCCCGATTCCTCACCGGCGACTTCGCGACCGGGCTGGACCTCGTCGCACGCATCGGCACCGCCGCCGAGGAGGCGAACCACCACCCGGACGTCACCCTCACCTTTCCTCATGTCGATATCCGTCTGACCAGTCACGACACCGGAGCCGTGACCGAACGCGACCTCAAGCTCGCGGCACAGATCAGCGAGCTCGCCGCCTCGGCGGGGGTGAGCTCGGATCCGAAGGTTCCTGCACTGCTCGAGCTCGGCATGGACACAGCGAACCGGGACGCCATCGCCCCGTTCTGGGCTGCCCTGCTCACTGGCGATGCGAGCAATGTCTCCGGCCCCGATGTCATCGACCCCGCGGGGCAGATGCCGTTGCTGTGGTTCCAGGACTGTGAAGAGCACGAGGTGCCGCATCAGCGCCTGCACGTCGACGTCTCGGTGCCCCGTGCGGTCGCACCGGAGCGAATCCGCGCGGCCGTCGCGGCCGGTGGCACGGTCGTCGACGACGCCCAGGCACCGTCGTTCACCGTCCTCGCCGATGCCGACGGCAATCGCGCCTGCGTCTGCACCCTGGAGAATCGTTCCTAGCCTCTCCCGGATGCCGTCACCGCGGAGTCGCACCGTCCGGTGCACTATGCCTGCCAACAACTCGTTTCTCGTTCTCGCTTAAGCTGATGCCAGCAGTCCTAACCCGTTCCCGCCGCAGGAGGCACCGTGTATCAAGCAGCCGATGACCGTTACGAATCGATGAGCTATCGCCCGGTCGGTCGGTCCGGGCTCGTCCTTCCCGCTCTGTCGTTGGGGCTGTGGCACAACTTCGGCGATGATGTCGCCTTCCAGAATCAGCGTGACATCGTGCGCCGGGCCTTCGATTTGGGCATCACGCACTTCGACCTCGCGAACAACTACGGTCCGCCTCCCGGCTCGGCCGAGACGAACTTCGGTCGACTGCTGCGCGAAGATCTCCATCCCTACCGCGACGAGCTCATCATCTCGACGAAGGCTGGTTGGGGGATGCATCCTGGCCCGTACGGCGGACCTGGCGGCAGCCGCAAATACCTGCTCGCCAGTCTCGACGCCTCACTGAAGCGACTCGGCCTCGACTATGTCGATATCTTCTACTCTCACCGGCCCGATGCCTCGACTCCGCTGGAGGAGACCATCGGTGCGCTTGACACCGCGGTGCGTTCGGGCCGTGCCCTCTACGCCGGCATCTCGTCGTATTCTGCTGCCGACACAGCCCGCGCCTCGGCTTTGGCGAAGGAGCTGGGGACTCCGCTGCTCATCCACCAGCCCTCGTATTCGATGTTCAACCGGTGGATCGAATCCGATGGCCTGCTCGAGACCACGGACACCGAGGGGCTGGGCGTCATCGCGTTCTCCCCACTCGCACAGGGCCTGCTCACCGACAAATACCTCGGTGGAGTTCCCGAGGAGTCACGGGCAGGCAAATCCACTCCTTCGTTCAAGGATGGTTTCCTCTCCGAGGACAACCTCGAGCGCATTCGCGGGCTGAATGAACTCGCCGAGGCTCGCGGTCAGTCGCTGGCACAGATGGCGCTGAGCTGGGCGCTGCGCGATGACCGCGTTTCCTCTCTTGTCATCGGCTCCAGCCGGGTCACCCAGCTCGAGCACAATGTCGCGGCACTGAACTCGGAACCATTCAGCGCCGAGGAACTGGCCGCCATCGACACGTTCGCCGTCGATTCCGGCGTCGACATCTGGGGAGATGCCCGCCGCAGCACTCAGGAGTGAAACTCGACGGGAATTGAGTACCGGGCGAGAAGCTCCTGCAGTCACGTCATTCGTGGGCGGCTTCGAGCAGGATTCCGGTGTGACGGTTCCAGCGCGGTCGGAACGCATAGACGCAGGCCAGTCGCACGAGTGCTGAGCGCTCGTAGGTGCGGACCCGGTCTGGATCCAGTCCGCTCGCCGAGGTGATCCGAGAGATTTCCCCGATCACCACCTCGGCGTCATCCTGGGTCCAGATCCCCTGGTGAGTGCGCCACTGCGCGTGGGCGCGCAGGTTGCCCAGGTCGAGTTCGCGTTCGCCGAAGCAGGCGGTATCGACGTCGAGCAGTCCGGGTCCGGCCACCGGATCCCACATGATCTGCTTGTCATGGAGGTCGCGGTGGATCGGACCCCAGTTCCGCTCCCCCGCCGAGGCAGCACCGTCGTTGAGGAGGTCGGCGCTGACCTGCGTGATCAGTGCATCAACCTCGGCAAGCTTCTCTCCGAGGTGGACGTGGGCACGATCGCGCCACTCGTTGAACACGTGCACTTCTGAACTCGCCGAATGAACCGGCATCGACGTCCTCACCGCCGCAATCGTGTTCGTCGCGGCGCTCGTGTCCGTCCCGGCAGTCGTGTCGGTCCCAGCGGTCGTGTCGGTCCCAACGGTCGTGTTCGAAGTGGATGCGGCGAGCGCCCAAGCGTCGAGAGCTTCGGCCCAGGCACGTGACCAATCAGCACCCAGGCTCTGTGGTTCGTGGAGTTCGACGCCAGGCAGTGCGCTGAGGACGACGGTCGAATCATCCGCGGTGAGTACATCCGGCAGTGCGAAGCCGTTCCGGAACGCTTCGGCTCGATCCTGTCCGGCGACGATTCCATCTGCTTTGGACGAGCGCACGCACTTGGCGAAACGCCCATCGGCCAAGCGGATCACGGCTCTCTTGCCGGGCCGATGCGAGACCAAGCGATTCCCGGCGGTGCCGAGCAGGAGTTCGAGTCCCGGCAGCTTCGGATCTCTGCCCTCCTCAAGCATGTCCACTTCGCCGTTGCTGAGAAATCCTGACCTGATCGCAGACCCGTGCTGAGCTTCGAGCGCGATCCGATCGCGGCTGGCGGGCCAGGCTCGACGCACGGTCCACTTCTGGCCATCGATCGTGACGAACTCGGGGATGGCAGACACTGTTTGTGCCGCAGGACCCGGCATCATTTCGACATCCGCTCTACATTCGCGGCCAGAGCCCGCTGAGCTGCATTGATGGCCTGCCTTGTGGCCTGCTGCCAATCAGGCCGGCAGGTGCGCCACGGCTCGACGGCCGTGACGAGCATGGCCCAGACAGCCCAGGCCTCCACATCGATGTCGACCCCACCTGCTGCTCGGTAGCCGTCGAGGAACCCGTCTTCGAGGGACGTGCCGTCCTCGTCGGTGCGTCGTCGACAGGCGGCCACCCATCGGCCAAGGTCCATCCCGACAGGGCCGACACTGGCCCGGTCGAGGTCGATGATGCGACATTCCGAATGACCGACGAGCACCTGATCGGGGCTGAGATCCCCATGAATCGCACGGGAGCCGCCATCTGCTGCAGCACCGGAGAGGGACTCGTGCCCGATCCGCAGTCGAAGCGTCCGAACAATGTCCTGGACTGTGTTGCCAGCCTCGGGCAGCAGTTGTGCCAACAACGTTGCAGTGTCCTCGGCTTGCTCCAACGGCGATGGAGTGGAACCGGAGACCACCTCGGCGGGGGTGTGGCGGTGAAGTTCTGCGATGATGACTCCCACTTCCTCGGTCATAGCGAGGTCCGGGGTCGTCTCGAGGTCGCCGGTCCCCCACCAGGGAGAGCGCACAGCCGTTCCCTCGCTGCCGAAGGATTCGACGGGGAGGGTCGGCAGCCCCCAGTCAGCCCACTGGCTGGCGGTCTCAACCAGGTGCTGCTGGGAACGGGTGCCGATGCGGATGAACTCGCACACCCCCGAATGCTCCGGTGTGTGCTTGAGCAGGACCCGCCGACCGGGGTTGTAGCCGATGACGTCGATCTCACCGTTCAACCGTGCAATCGCGCGAGCAGCCTCCTTCCCCAACTTCGAATCCGCCGCCACCGATCCACTCAGCAGCACACTGCCGGTGACACCGGCAGATCGTGGTTCGCTGCATTCGTGCACGGTGACCGTCTCGTTGTGCCGGGCAGCACGCCTGCGAATGTTGCCCAGCTTGTCAGCGCTGGTCACAACCGCAGTCCACCCCCAGTCCTCCAGCCCGCCGAGGCGGCTCCCGGCTTCCCGCGACCAGGACACGATGGCACTGCGACCGGGTTTGACCCGAATGCGGTTGGGCACGACGGGAAAACCCAAGCGCTGCGAGAGCGCCTCGGCCGATCTGAGCTCGGTCACAAACGGCAGGTTCGCGAACTCCGCCGTTGCCTCATCACCGGCG
Coding sequences within it:
- a CDS encoding FAD-dependent oxidoreductase, which codes for MTDAAHDQLDADCDCIISGGGPAGIVAGLLLARGGVKVVVLEKHTDFFRDFRGDTIHPSTLRLLDELGLYNEFARITHRKVTNISLAGDDGRDYILGDLSRLNTTHPFMTIAPQWDFLNLLAKAGEDEPGFDLRMGVEMTSLIWDGDRVVGVYAQTPDGETELRAPLVVAADGRWSKARDEAQLSMRELRSTIDVWWFRIDTLAQLAESIAPRAKGGNVFVAIPRDGHVQMARLIPKGEDARFREQGIESLRRGVAETFPVLAGDLAALRLEDVKLLEVRRNEAKRWFIDGLLCIGDAAHAMSPLGGVGVNLAVQDGVATARLLAEALRSGRVPTSELRRVQRRRLLTTKAVELLQGGIHRMIEPVVHNGGVIRPPAPVLWLLTTFPALTVIPARILGMGITPEHAPDFARRQPETV
- a CDS encoding anhydro-N-acetylmuramic acid kinase, producing MIIAGLMTGTSADALDVVLAEFIHDGGDGNSSHDGNDSQTAGPSELRVRIIASREVEFDQQLRRDILRLLEPADVPLSLVSGVDARLGRFCAQAVNDLCTETGVEAELVVSHGQTVRHDITDGTVTSTLQIGQPAWIAEATGAPVLSDVRARDVAAGGQGAPLVGILDSLLVGDVETATAVLNLGGIANMTVLAPEHAPLAFDTGPANALIDILARRITKGEADFDRDGELAARGRVDEELLEQLLADPYYRLPAPKSTGKELFHADYLDGFLSARTHLGEHDAIATVTALTARTVADACHAHGVTTVIASGGGTRNPTLLGQMASELGPGITLTSTDQAFGLPEGAKEALLMALLGWLTWNGLAGTEPNLTGAAHPSIAGRLSPGHGPLTLPEPLAARPTRLRILDRRDH
- a CDS encoding sodium:solute symporter → MQIIDLLVIIAYLVATAWLGLKLSGKQKDLQGYFLGGRNIPWWAVCLSVVATETSALTVIGIPVMSYLGDINYLQLGLGYILGRVVVAFFMLPRYYDGEMLTAYAYLGKRFGTSTQTTAGVTFLFTRLLADGIRVLAAAIPVKVILDGLGIHTNYFVIIVVLSLVTIAYTFIGGIRAVVWVDVAQMCLYVVGGLLSIIVITAAIGGGWLGEAAAADKLNMFIFEGNPISAPDSFIPSLLGGAVFAMASHGSDQLIVQRLLSCRSKIEAQKALIVSGVVVFVQFAIFLAVGLALWAYYDHALPADLGLSRDDEIFPLFIIEGLPPGVSGLLLAGILAAAMSTLSSSLSALSSSTVNDVYARLKKTPMTDAEGFKVGRWATIGWGIAFILPATVFQSDEGNIVILALGVAGITYGGLLGAFVFGMVNKRATAVDANITFALAVAVNAFFFIMEKYITGEVWVAWQWYPLLGVIVMVVIGGLLSLRHPKTQTRNTVAEVEGSNR
- a CDS encoding N-acetylglucosamine kinase, with the translated sequence MSGFVLGIDIGGTGSRVAIAPFDATAVSTTADGATADGATADSVVAELLGTLTGPGVSIGAEGSNAPQQIRRLVIAAKEAWPDHVDSIRGVGIGATGIASLSTDVGEFARSLAVEAKAETAVAIDAVTAHLGALSGCGGAVTVLGTGAIAIAHPGPDPQGNLLPKWRRVDGWGHLFGDRGGGAWVGRQALEAALKCHDGVDDRGAGLLEAARQRFGEPGTWPAQFYTRSDRAGLLAEFAVDVAGRASAGDPVASALLAEAGREAARSAIAAGGQGIDAAARVTLSGGLRRAGESLVEAFRSEALRLRRETVVVEPAGDPLSGALTLANLVGKRRLQPQSGVLWV
- a CDS encoding GntR family transcriptional regulator → MTKFHSIRDQLLDRLETMAAGEQFPPERQLAEALGISRMTLRRAIDELVAKGVVRRRHGAGVFALGPKLDQPLAASSFTEDMVARGMRPGSRVISFDVTRAGAHIGRRLHVDDDAEAIAILRLRLADDEPLALEELHIPAALVPGLSAEDLENSSFYELLASRFSISLNHSVQTIEPTLLDAAEAKILGVPEQSPALLFERTSRGADGVPFEFVRSVYRGDRYKIRTELTLPDTHGGGRP
- the murQ gene encoding N-acetylmuramic acid 6-phosphate etherase produces the protein MTQSQQPPSHQDSSPHSSTPRPLSPTEQRNPRCAGLDDLDTLGVLQVMNDEDHAVLTAVRAALPQLAELVDIAAERMRRGGTVHYFGAGTSGRLGVLDASELLPTFNLEPGRVVGHIAGGQAALVNAVENAEDSTGDGRRDAGVLGPDDVAIGIAASGSTPYVRGALEAAGEAGAHTVLISNNPEAPVAEAAADHILLDTGPEVVTGSTRLKAGTAQKLTLNGFSTALMIALGRTWRNLMVSVVATNDKLRERTVRILCEAADLSDAAARELLEDCDGGLKTALVVSFTSVTPQIAAKHLADSDGSVKAAIAAVTAESRRETS